One part of the Desulfonema ishimotonii genome encodes these proteins:
- a CDS encoding DUF6785 family protein, with the protein MKSPENTGQLIRSRAVILGIILAALICALTPYNNTYKQATPLGGGHFPLAPFFIMAWLTLLVAGAGRLFKKTILTGKEVLTVWMLMVLVSGIAYTGLARTFFINLTAPFHFATVENGWREVIQPLLPPALYPDSTEAVEALYNGLDGGRRMGWGEVLTQIPWDAWLLPLMTWGGFILLCYGVMICMVNLLSRQWLHNERMNLPLLRVPLLMEEAIDQKGLGRFFSDRFLLAGLAIPVFLHLLNGLHFYYPQVPHIPTLILAGPYFPKYGLFSGFHKLKIYIYPAFIGFAFLTSRQISFSFWFFFILGGLFFGLLSVLGYNIPAATLGITFGPTLSRPEETQMIGAYGVFFIFILWLARYHLLDVGRQAFGKGVRKPDETEWFSPPVAFWGCVTGLLGIVLWCRYFGMPFLASVLTVGAFFMVMLVATRVICQGGIAYFTLTVAPIDGLLAFFGPQFFTRTGLLVAAVVQKVLFADLRESLMPSLVHAGSITHRARNKRRVFAGILLTLLTGIIVSFGAMLALCYKYGARELQLDWATRTTTNVYTNIHTLLEASPRSGEWVMIFAVVGAVVMLALVICYQRFYWWPVHPIGYLTAYSSAMRILWISFFTGWLCNALCMRYGGVVLFKKFRYFFVGLIIGDFLMGGTWAVIGLFGDASYQVLPN; encoded by the coding sequence ATGAAAAGTCCTGAAAATACCGGTCAGCTGATCCGGTCCCGTGCGGTGATTCTGGGGATCATCCTTGCGGCGCTCATCTGTGCGCTGACGCCGTACAACAACACCTATAAACAGGCAACACCCCTGGGCGGGGGCCACTTTCCGCTGGCCCCGTTTTTCATCATGGCCTGGCTCACCCTTCTGGTTGCCGGTGCGGGAAGGCTTTTCAAAAAGACCATCCTCACCGGAAAAGAGGTGCTGACCGTCTGGATGCTCATGGTGCTGGTGTCGGGCATTGCCTACACCGGGCTGGCGCGCACCTTTTTTATCAACCTCACAGCCCCGTTTCACTTTGCCACCGTGGAAAACGGGTGGCGGGAGGTGATTCAGCCGCTGCTGCCACCGGCGCTCTATCCTGACAGCACCGAGGCTGTGGAGGCCCTGTACAACGGCCTTGACGGCGGCCGGCGCATGGGGTGGGGCGAGGTGCTCACACAGATTCCCTGGGATGCGTGGCTTCTCCCGCTGATGACCTGGGGCGGCTTTATCCTGCTCTGCTACGGCGTGATGATCTGCATGGTCAACCTGCTGAGCCGACAGTGGCTCCACAACGAGCGGATGAACCTCCCCCTGCTCCGGGTGCCCCTGCTCATGGAGGAGGCCATTGACCAAAAGGGGCTGGGCCGCTTTTTCTCGGACCGCTTCCTGCTGGCCGGGCTTGCCATTCCCGTATTTCTCCACCTGCTCAACGGGCTTCATTTTTACTACCCCCAGGTGCCCCACATCCCCACCCTGATCCTGGCAGGCCCCTATTTCCCGAAATACGGCCTTTTCTCCGGGTTCCACAAGCTGAAAATTTATATCTATCCGGCCTTTATCGGGTTTGCGTTTCTCACATCCCGGCAAATATCCTTCTCCTTCTGGTTTTTTTTTATCCTGGGCGGCCTTTTCTTCGGTCTCCTCAGCGTGCTGGGCTACAACATCCCGGCCGCAACCCTGGGCATCACCTTCGGCCCCACCCTCTCCCGGCCCGAAGAGACCCAGATGATCGGGGCCTATGGCGTGTTTTTCATCTTCATCCTCTGGCTGGCCCGCTATCACCTGCTGGATGTGGGCAGGCAGGCTTTCGGCAAAGGCGTCAGAAAGCCGGATGAGACCGAATGGTTTTCCCCGCCGGTCGCCTTCTGGGGATGCGTGACCGGCCTGCTGGGCATTGTCCTCTGGTGCCGGTATTTCGGAATGCCCTTTCTCGCATCCGTCCTCACGGTGGGGGCATTTTTCATGGTGATGCTGGTGGCCACCCGCGTCATCTGCCAGGGCGGCATTGCCTATTTCACCCTGACGGTGGCTCCCATTGACGGCCTGCTCGCGTTTTTCGGGCCGCAGTTTTTTACCCGGACCGGCCTGCTGGTGGCGGCCGTTGTTCAGAAAGTCCTGTTTGCCGATCTGCGGGAATCCCTGATGCCCTCCCTGGTCCACGCAGGGAGCATCACCCACCGGGCACGCAACAAACGCAGGGTCTTTGCCGGCATTCTGCTCACCCTGCTGACCGGCATTATCGTCTCCTTCGGGGCCATGCTGGCCCTCTGCTACAAATACGGCGCGCGGGAGCTTCAGCTCGACTGGGCCACCCGCACCACCACCAACGTCTACACCAACATTCACACCCTGCTGGAGGCCTCACCCCGGAGCGGGGAGTGGGTCATGATTTTCGCAGTGGTGGGCGCAGTGGTCATGCTGGCCCTGGTCATCTGCTACCAGCGGTTTTACTGGTGGCCCGTCCACCCCATCGGCTATCTGACCGCCTACAGTTCGGCCATGCGGATTCTCTGGATCAGCTTTTTCACGGGCTGGCTGTGCAACGCCCTCTGTATGCGCTACGGCGGCGTGGTGCTCTTTAAAAAATTCCGTTATTTTTTTGTCGGCCTGATTATCGGCGATTTCCTTATGGGCGGCACCTGGGCTGTCATCGGCCTTTTCGGGGATGCGAGCTATCAGGTATTGCCCAACTGA